The Solea solea chromosome 19, fSolSol10.1, whole genome shotgun sequence genome has a window encoding:
- the LOC131446685 gene encoding alpha-2A adrenergic receptor, with product MAAAPDAPCLSELSGLQTRNISFISGTRPCNRSTVRTAPYTPQATAAFAVAITVMMIVTIVGNILVIIAVLTSRSLKGAQNLFLVSLAAADILVATLIIPFSLANELQGYWAFSSIWCEIYLALDVLFCTSSIVHLCAIALDRYLSISRPVSYGAKRTPARIKAGIIVVWLISAVISFPPLLSLDKSEGGEEVCELNNERWYILYSTIGSFFVPCVIMILVYMRIYQIAKQHTRSSPGQKQKSTGRGRTRATRDPVTKNGDGEKSIHKLSCSDSAMLQKPNESTASDTALQCPRSSSGAAPNSSSSILECDNQVFSAVPRKTAQRHPDERREVLPDNTSSSGSELDMGEEGVLGEDDDKERGKTDEQTLRLSQGKGLKVQVLNLATRYKSTMITSSGTKLVSDGNPAIQVTLVSRRKALVNREKRFTFVLAVVMGVFVICWFPFFFTYSLQAVCPETCSIPNPLFKFFFWIGYCNSCLNPVIYTIFNKDFRRAFKRILCRDSKGTFF from the coding sequence ATGGCCGCTGCTCCAGATGCTCCCTGTCTGTCAGAGCTCAGCGGACTCCAGACCAGGAACATCAGCTTCATCTCCGGCACCCGACCCTGCAACCGCAGCACCGTCAGGACGGCGCCCTACACCCCACAGGCCACCGCAGCCTTTGCGGTCGCCATCACCGTCATGATGATCGTGACGATCGTTGGCAACATCCTGGTCATCATTGCTGTCCTGACATCCCGTTCCCTGAAGGGGGCTCAGAACCTGTTCTTGGTGTCTCTGGCTGCAGCGGACATTTTAGTCGCCACGCTCATTATTCCCTTTTCTCTGGCGAACGAGTTGCAGGGCTACTGGGCGTTCAGCTCCATTTGGTGTGAGATCTACCTGGCGCTGGACGTTctcttctgcacctcctccatTGTCCACCTGTGTGCGATAGCGCTGGACCGCTACCTGTCAATATCGAGGCCCGTGTCATACGGCGCCAAACGTACTCCTGCACGCATCAAGGCGGGGATTATCGTGGTCTGGCTGATCTCTGCTGTCATCTCTTTCCCGCCTCTTCTTTCCCTGGATAAGagtgaaggaggtgaagaagttTGTGAACTGAACAACGAGCGCTGGTATATCCTCTACTCCACCATCGGGTCGTTCTTTGTCCCCTGCGTGATAATGATCCTGGTGTATATGAGGATTTACCAGATCGCTAAGCAGCACACGCGCTCCTCACCGGGGCAGAAGCAGAAATCAACAGGAAGAGGGAGAACTAGAGCGACTAGAGACCCCGTGACAAAGAACGGGGACGGAGAAAAATCCATCCACAAATTGTCTTGCTCGGATTCTGCCATGCTTCAGAAACCCAACGAGAGCACCGCAAGTGACACCGCTCTGCAGTGTCCTCGCTCGAGTTCAGGAGCAGCTCCAAACTCGTCCTCTTCAATCCTCGAGTGTGACAACCAAGTCTTCTCAGCCGTTCCACGCAAAACTGCTCAGAGACATCCTGACGAGCGGAGGGAGGTGCTCCCAGACAACACCTCCAGCTCCGGCTCTGAGCTGGACATGGGCGAGGAAGGTGTTCTCGGAGAGGACGACgacaaagagagaggaaaaactgATGAGCAAACCTTAAGATTAAGCCAAGGCAAAGGATTAAAAGTGCAGGTGTTAAACCTGGCCACCAGGTACAAAAGCACAATGATAACATCGTCCGGCACTAAACTGGTTTCTGATGGAAATCCTGCGATCCAGGTGACTTTGGTTTCCCGTCGTAAGGCCTTGGTCAACAGGGAGAAGAGGTTCACGTTTGTCTTGGCCGTGGTGATGGGAGTGTTTGTGATCTGCTGGTTTCCCTTCTTCTTCACTTACTCCCTCCAGGCAGTGTGTCCCGAGACTTGCAGCATACCTAACCCTCTGTTCAAGTTCTTCTTCTGGATTGGCTACTGCAACTCCTGCCTCAACCCGGTCATCTACACCATCTTCAACAAGGATTTCAGGAGAGCCTTCAAGAGGATTCTGTGCAGAGATAGCAAGGGTACGTTCTTCTGA
- the LOC131446686 gene encoding drebrin-like protein isoform X4 — MSVNLNKNGTALMAAYKEVVDGKSHTNWALFTYEGNSNDVRLAETGEGGLEEMVEELNSGKVMYAFCRVQDPNSGLPKYVLINWTGEGVKDSRKGVCANHIGSMGSFLKGAHVTINARTEDDVEPETILSKVAKASGANFNFHKQTEYRDAPRGPVGSVYRKVNAVEEIQQTKKDDFWVQTQRDEELRRQEENRRAQLERQRVEGERKEVEERQTREREKLTKERAERIQQERIYQNQREEEEREREQQRQNQQQKEMKRTSIRSAPSVQKADREQSFHVSDDVSSPTSHKPGKLQSVFTSQKSFEREAETPAQPRFPPSASFVAAPVRPLSPVRRISPVMSYSPAAAVSSEPLEVPSSPVHGAAVEDEWSDEFDEDEPTPEEDLYEAAAQTPGTPSTATVEDLYENVEHHFGTAEDRSGGDDANGQNISARALYDYQAVDDTEITFDPEDIISGIEMVDEGWWRGYGPDGHYGLFPANYVELL; from the exons ATGTCCGTGAACCTGAATAAGAATGGCACGGCGCTCATGGCGGCGTATAAAGAGGTGGTCGACGGCaagtcacacacaaactg gGCTCTGTTCACGTATGAAGGGAACAGTAACGATGTCAGACTGGCAGAAACAGGAG aaggaGGTTTAGAGGAGATGGTGGAGGAGCTGAACAGTGGGAAGGTCATGTACGCTTTCTGTCGCGTCCAGGATCCAAACTCTGGTCTGCCCAAATATGTCCTTATTAACTgg acagGTGAAGGAGTGAAAGACTCTCGTAAAGGAGTCTGTGCTAACCACATAGGCTCCATGGGCAGTTTCTTAAAG GGAGCCCATGTGACCATCAACGCCCGCACAGAGGACGACGTGGAGCCAGAGACAATCCTGTCCAAAGTGGCCAAAGCGTCTGGAGCCAACTTTAATTTCCACAAACAGACGGAGTACAGAGACGCACCGAGAGGACCTGTG GGCTCAGTGTATCGTAAGGTCAACGCCGTGGAGGAAATCCAGCAAACTAAAAAGGACGATTTCTGGGTCCAGACTCAG AGGGACGAGGAGCTGCGTCGCCAGGAGGAGAACAGACGAGCGCAGctggagagacagagggtggagggggagaggaaggaggtggaggagaggcagacgagggagagggagaagctgacCAAGGAGAGAGCGGAGAGGATCCAGCAGGAGAG gATTTATCAGAAtcaaagagaagaggaagagagagagagagagcaacagagacag aatcagcagcagaaagaaaTGAAGAGGACGAGCATCAGATCTGCTCCGTCTGTGCAGAAAGCTGAC AGGGAGCAGAGTTTCCACGTCTCCGACGACGTCTCGTCTCCCACGTCACACAAACCAG GGAAACTGCAGAGTGTGTTCACGTCTCAGAAATCCTTtgagagagaagcagaaacaCCGGCGCAGCCTCGTTTTCCTCCCTCTGCGTCCTTCGTGGCCGCTCCTGTCCGTCCACTGTCCCCCGTCCGTCGCATCTCACCTGTCATGTCTTATTCCCCGGCTGCAGCGGTGTCTTCTGAACCACTAGAGGTCCCCAGTTCACCTGTTCACGGTGCAG caGTGGAGGACGAGTGGTCCGATGAGTTTGATGAAGATGAACCCACTCCAG AGGAGGACCTGTACGaagctgctgcacaaacacCAGGAACTCCATCAACAGCAACAGTGGAGGACCTGTATGAGAACGTCGAGCACCACTTTGGCACG gctGAAGATCGCAGTGGAGGAGACGACGCTAACGGTCAGAACATCAGCGCCAGAGCTCTGTACGACTACCAGGCTG TGGACGACACTGAGATAACCTTTGACCCCGAGGACATCATATCTGGAATAGAGATGGTGGACGAGGGTTGGTGGAGAGGTTACGGACCCGACGGCCACTACGGCCTGTTCCCCGCTAATTACGTAGAACTTCtctag
- the LOC131446686 gene encoding drebrin-like protein isoform X2 has translation MSVNLNKNGTALMAAYKEVVDGKSHTNWALFTYEGNSNDVRLAETGEGGLEEMVEELNSGKVMYAFCRVQDPNSGLPKYVLINWTGEGVKDSRKGVCANHIGSMGSFLKGAHVTINARTEDDVEPETILSKVAKASGANFNFHKQTEYRDAPRGPVGSVYRKVNAVEEIQQTKKDDFWVQTQRDEELRRQEENRRAQLERQRVEGERKEVEERQTREREKLTKERAERIQQERIYQNQREEEEREREQQRQNQQQKEMKRTSIRSAPSVQKADEAKSLISQRSFNPRDIFKQREQSFHVSDDVSSPTSHKPGKLQSVFTSQKSFEREAETPAQPRFPPSASFVAAPVRPLSPVRRISPVMSYSPAAAVSSEPLEVPSSPVHGAVEDEWSDEFDEDEPTPEEDLYEAAAQTPGTPSTATVEDLYENVEHHFGTAEDRSGGDDANGQNISARALYDYQAVDDTEITFDPEDIISGIEMVDEGWWRGYGPDGHYGLFPANYVELL, from the exons ATGTCCGTGAACCTGAATAAGAATGGCACGGCGCTCATGGCGGCGTATAAAGAGGTGGTCGACGGCaagtcacacacaaactg gGCTCTGTTCACGTATGAAGGGAACAGTAACGATGTCAGACTGGCAGAAACAGGAG aaggaGGTTTAGAGGAGATGGTGGAGGAGCTGAACAGTGGGAAGGTCATGTACGCTTTCTGTCGCGTCCAGGATCCAAACTCTGGTCTGCCCAAATATGTCCTTATTAACTgg acagGTGAAGGAGTGAAAGACTCTCGTAAAGGAGTCTGTGCTAACCACATAGGCTCCATGGGCAGTTTCTTAAAG GGAGCCCATGTGACCATCAACGCCCGCACAGAGGACGACGTGGAGCCAGAGACAATCCTGTCCAAAGTGGCCAAAGCGTCTGGAGCCAACTTTAATTTCCACAAACAGACGGAGTACAGAGACGCACCGAGAGGACCTGTG GGCTCAGTGTATCGTAAGGTCAACGCCGTGGAGGAAATCCAGCAAACTAAAAAGGACGATTTCTGGGTCCAGACTCAG AGGGACGAGGAGCTGCGTCGCCAGGAGGAGAACAGACGAGCGCAGctggagagacagagggtggagggggagaggaaggaggtggaggagaggcagacgagggagagggagaagctgacCAAGGAGAGAGCGGAGAGGATCCAGCAGGAGAG gATTTATCAGAAtcaaagagaagaggaagagagagagagagagcaacagagacag aatcagcagcagaaagaaaTGAAGAGGACGAGCATCAGATCTGCTCCGTCTGTGCAGAAAGCTGAC GAAGCTAAATCCCTGATTTCTCAGAGATCTTTTAATCCCCGAGACATTTTCAAACAGAGGGAGCAGAGTTTCCACGTCTCCGACGACGTCTCGTCTCCCACGTCACACAAACCAG GGAAACTGCAGAGTGTGTTCACGTCTCAGAAATCCTTtgagagagaagcagaaacaCCGGCGCAGCCTCGTTTTCCTCCCTCTGCGTCCTTCGTGGCCGCTCCTGTCCGTCCACTGTCCCCCGTCCGTCGCATCTCACCTGTCATGTCTTATTCCCCGGCTGCAGCGGTGTCTTCTGAACCACTAGAGGTCCCCAGTTCACCTGTTCACGGTGCAG TGGAGGACGAGTGGTCCGATGAGTTTGATGAAGATGAACCCACTCCAG AGGAGGACCTGTACGaagctgctgcacaaacacCAGGAACTCCATCAACAGCAACAGTGGAGGACCTGTATGAGAACGTCGAGCACCACTTTGGCACG gctGAAGATCGCAGTGGAGGAGACGACGCTAACGGTCAGAACATCAGCGCCAGAGCTCTGTACGACTACCAGGCTG TGGACGACACTGAGATAACCTTTGACCCCGAGGACATCATATCTGGAATAGAGATGGTGGACGAGGGTTGGTGGAGAGGTTACGGACCCGACGGCCACTACGGCCTGTTCCCCGCTAATTACGTAGAACTTCtctag
- the LOC131446686 gene encoding drebrin-like protein isoform X1, which yields MSVNLNKNGTALMAAYKEVVDGKSHTNWALFTYEGNSNDVRLAETGEGGLEEMVEELNSGKVMYAFCRVQDPNSGLPKYVLINWTGEGVKDSRKGVCANHIGSMGSFLKGAHVTINARTEDDVEPETILSKVAKASGANFNFHKQTEYRDAPRGPVGSVYRKVNAVEEIQQTKKDDFWVQTQRDEELRRQEENRRAQLERQRVEGERKEVEERQTREREKLTKERAERIQQERIYQNQREEEEREREQQRQNQQQKEMKRTSIRSAPSVQKADEAKSLISQRSFNPRDIFKQREQSFHVSDDVSSPTSHKPGKLQSVFTSQKSFEREAETPAQPRFPPSASFVAAPVRPLSPVRRISPVMSYSPAAAVSSEPLEVPSSPVHGAAVEDEWSDEFDEDEPTPEEDLYEAAAQTPGTPSTATVEDLYENVEHHFGTAEDRSGGDDANGQNISARALYDYQAVDDTEITFDPEDIISGIEMVDEGWWRGYGPDGHYGLFPANYVELL from the exons ATGTCCGTGAACCTGAATAAGAATGGCACGGCGCTCATGGCGGCGTATAAAGAGGTGGTCGACGGCaagtcacacacaaactg gGCTCTGTTCACGTATGAAGGGAACAGTAACGATGTCAGACTGGCAGAAACAGGAG aaggaGGTTTAGAGGAGATGGTGGAGGAGCTGAACAGTGGGAAGGTCATGTACGCTTTCTGTCGCGTCCAGGATCCAAACTCTGGTCTGCCCAAATATGTCCTTATTAACTgg acagGTGAAGGAGTGAAAGACTCTCGTAAAGGAGTCTGTGCTAACCACATAGGCTCCATGGGCAGTTTCTTAAAG GGAGCCCATGTGACCATCAACGCCCGCACAGAGGACGACGTGGAGCCAGAGACAATCCTGTCCAAAGTGGCCAAAGCGTCTGGAGCCAACTTTAATTTCCACAAACAGACGGAGTACAGAGACGCACCGAGAGGACCTGTG GGCTCAGTGTATCGTAAGGTCAACGCCGTGGAGGAAATCCAGCAAACTAAAAAGGACGATTTCTGGGTCCAGACTCAG AGGGACGAGGAGCTGCGTCGCCAGGAGGAGAACAGACGAGCGCAGctggagagacagagggtggagggggagaggaaggaggtggaggagaggcagacgagggagagggagaagctgacCAAGGAGAGAGCGGAGAGGATCCAGCAGGAGAG gATTTATCAGAAtcaaagagaagaggaagagagagagagagagcaacagagacag aatcagcagcagaaagaaaTGAAGAGGACGAGCATCAGATCTGCTCCGTCTGTGCAGAAAGCTGAC GAAGCTAAATCCCTGATTTCTCAGAGATCTTTTAATCCCCGAGACATTTTCAAACAGAGGGAGCAGAGTTTCCACGTCTCCGACGACGTCTCGTCTCCCACGTCACACAAACCAG GGAAACTGCAGAGTGTGTTCACGTCTCAGAAATCCTTtgagagagaagcagaaacaCCGGCGCAGCCTCGTTTTCCTCCCTCTGCGTCCTTCGTGGCCGCTCCTGTCCGTCCACTGTCCCCCGTCCGTCGCATCTCACCTGTCATGTCTTATTCCCCGGCTGCAGCGGTGTCTTCTGAACCACTAGAGGTCCCCAGTTCACCTGTTCACGGTGCAG caGTGGAGGACGAGTGGTCCGATGAGTTTGATGAAGATGAACCCACTCCAG AGGAGGACCTGTACGaagctgctgcacaaacacCAGGAACTCCATCAACAGCAACAGTGGAGGACCTGTATGAGAACGTCGAGCACCACTTTGGCACG gctGAAGATCGCAGTGGAGGAGACGACGCTAACGGTCAGAACATCAGCGCCAGAGCTCTGTACGACTACCAGGCTG TGGACGACACTGAGATAACCTTTGACCCCGAGGACATCATATCTGGAATAGAGATGGTGGACGAGGGTTGGTGGAGAGGTTACGGACCCGACGGCCACTACGGCCTGTTCCCCGCTAATTACGTAGAACTTCtctag
- the LOC131446686 gene encoding drebrin-like protein isoform X3, whose product MSVNLNKNGTALMAAYKEVVDGKSHTNWALFTYEGNSNDVRLAETGEGGLEEMVEELNSGKVMYAFCRVQDPNSGLPKYVLINWTGEGVKDSRKGVCANHIGSMGSFLKGAHVTINARTEDDVEPETILSKVAKASGANFNFHKQTEYRDAPRGPVGSVYRKVNAVEEIQQTKKDDFWVQTQRDEELRRQEENRRAQLERQRVEGERKEVEERQTREREKLTKERAERIQQERIYQNQREEEEREREQQRQNQQQKEMKRTSIRSAPSVQKADEAKSLISQRSFNPRDIFKQREQSFHVSDDVSSPTSHKPGKLQSVFTSQKSFEREAETPAQPRFPPSASFVAAPVRPLSPVRRISPVMSYSPAAAVSSEPLEVPSSPVHGAEEDLYEAAAQTPGTPSTATVEDLYENVEHHFGTAEDRSGGDDANGQNISARALYDYQAVDDTEITFDPEDIISGIEMVDEGWWRGYGPDGHYGLFPANYVELL is encoded by the exons ATGTCCGTGAACCTGAATAAGAATGGCACGGCGCTCATGGCGGCGTATAAAGAGGTGGTCGACGGCaagtcacacacaaactg gGCTCTGTTCACGTATGAAGGGAACAGTAACGATGTCAGACTGGCAGAAACAGGAG aaggaGGTTTAGAGGAGATGGTGGAGGAGCTGAACAGTGGGAAGGTCATGTACGCTTTCTGTCGCGTCCAGGATCCAAACTCTGGTCTGCCCAAATATGTCCTTATTAACTgg acagGTGAAGGAGTGAAAGACTCTCGTAAAGGAGTCTGTGCTAACCACATAGGCTCCATGGGCAGTTTCTTAAAG GGAGCCCATGTGACCATCAACGCCCGCACAGAGGACGACGTGGAGCCAGAGACAATCCTGTCCAAAGTGGCCAAAGCGTCTGGAGCCAACTTTAATTTCCACAAACAGACGGAGTACAGAGACGCACCGAGAGGACCTGTG GGCTCAGTGTATCGTAAGGTCAACGCCGTGGAGGAAATCCAGCAAACTAAAAAGGACGATTTCTGGGTCCAGACTCAG AGGGACGAGGAGCTGCGTCGCCAGGAGGAGAACAGACGAGCGCAGctggagagacagagggtggagggggagaggaaggaggtggaggagaggcagacgagggagagggagaagctgacCAAGGAGAGAGCGGAGAGGATCCAGCAGGAGAG gATTTATCAGAAtcaaagagaagaggaagagagagagagagagcaacagagacag aatcagcagcagaaagaaaTGAAGAGGACGAGCATCAGATCTGCTCCGTCTGTGCAGAAAGCTGAC GAAGCTAAATCCCTGATTTCTCAGAGATCTTTTAATCCCCGAGACATTTTCAAACAGAGGGAGCAGAGTTTCCACGTCTCCGACGACGTCTCGTCTCCCACGTCACACAAACCAG GGAAACTGCAGAGTGTGTTCACGTCTCAGAAATCCTTtgagagagaagcagaaacaCCGGCGCAGCCTCGTTTTCCTCCCTCTGCGTCCTTCGTGGCCGCTCCTGTCCGTCCACTGTCCCCCGTCCGTCGCATCTCACCTGTCATGTCTTATTCCCCGGCTGCAGCGGTGTCTTCTGAACCACTAGAGGTCCCCAGTTCACCTGTTCACGGTGCAG AGGAGGACCTGTACGaagctgctgcacaaacacCAGGAACTCCATCAACAGCAACAGTGGAGGACCTGTATGAGAACGTCGAGCACCACTTTGGCACG gctGAAGATCGCAGTGGAGGAGACGACGCTAACGGTCAGAACATCAGCGCCAGAGCTCTGTACGACTACCAGGCTG TGGACGACACTGAGATAACCTTTGACCCCGAGGACATCATATCTGGAATAGAGATGGTGGACGAGGGTTGGTGGAGAGGTTACGGACCCGACGGCCACTACGGCCTGTTCCCCGCTAATTACGTAGAACTTCtctag